The following coding sequences lie in one Streptomyces venezuelae genomic window:
- a CDS encoding aspartate-semialdehyde dehydrogenase encodes MSRKPTLAVVGATGAVGTVMLQILSQHADIWGEIRLVASPRSAGRKLTVRGEEIEVLALSEEVFDGVDVAMFDVPDEVSAQWAPVAAAKGVVVVDNSAAFRMDPDVPLVVPEVNPHAARVRPRGIVANPNCTTLSMIVAVGALHAEFGLRELIVSSYQAVSGAGRDGVDTLRRQLKLVAGSELGTSPGDVRRAVGDDTGPFPEPVALNVVPWAGSLKDDGWSSEEMKVRDESRKILGLPGLRVAATCVRVPVVTTHSLTVHARFEDEVTVDRAREILATAPGVVLFDNPAAGEFPTPADVVGTDPTWVGRVRRSLDDPTALELFVCGDNLRKGAALNTAQIAELVAGEFTAG; translated from the coding sequence ATGAGCCGTAAGCCGACGCTCGCGGTCGTCGGAGCGACCGGGGCCGTCGGCACCGTCATGCTCCAGATCCTGTCGCAGCACGCCGACATCTGGGGCGAGATCCGACTCGTCGCCTCTCCGCGCTCGGCCGGCAGGAAGCTGACCGTGCGCGGGGAGGAGATCGAGGTCCTGGCCCTGTCCGAGGAAGTCTTCGACGGGGTCGACGTCGCCATGTTCGACGTACCCGACGAGGTGTCCGCGCAGTGGGCGCCCGTCGCCGCCGCCAAGGGCGTCGTCGTGGTCGACAACTCCGCCGCCTTCCGGATGGACCCGGACGTCCCGCTGGTCGTCCCCGAGGTCAACCCGCACGCCGCGCGCGTGCGGCCGCGCGGCATCGTCGCCAACCCGAACTGCACGACGCTCTCGATGATCGTCGCCGTCGGCGCGCTGCACGCCGAGTTCGGGCTGCGCGAGCTGATCGTCTCCTCGTACCAAGCGGTGAGCGGGGCGGGCAGGGACGGCGTGGACACGCTGCGGCGGCAGCTGAAGCTGGTCGCGGGCAGCGAGCTCGGCACCAGCCCCGGAGACGTACGCCGGGCCGTCGGCGACGACACCGGGCCCTTCCCCGAGCCCGTCGCGCTGAACGTCGTGCCGTGGGCCGGGTCCCTCAAGGACGACGGCTGGTCGTCGGAGGAGATGAAGGTACGGGACGAGTCGCGGAAGATCCTCGGGCTGCCGGGGCTTCGCGTCGCCGCGACGTGCGTGCGCGTGCCCGTCGTGACCACCCATTCGCTGACCGTCCACGCGCGCTTCGAGGACGAGGTCACCGTCGACCGGGCCCGCGAGATCCTCGCGACCGCGCCGGGCGTCGTGCTGTTCGACAATCCGGCCGCGGGGGAGTTCCCCACCCCCGCCGATGTCGTGGGCACCGATCCGACCTGGGTGGGGCGGGTGCGGCGGTCGCTGGACGATCCCACCGCGCTGGAGCTCTTCGTGTGCGGGGACAACCTGCGCAAGGGGGCCGCGCTGAACACGGCTCAGATCGCGGAGCTGGTGGCCGGGGAGTTCACGGCCGGCTGA
- a CDS encoding SigE family RNA polymerase sigma factor, protein MAEVLDFTAVQARGAATLRPTRRPRATGGMPVIAPMPAARPTRIPAQREGADDTMTAGTTVDHLTETYRAHYRSLLGLAALLLDDTASCEDVVQEAFIRVHSARKRVRDPEKTLAYLRQTVVNLSRSALRRRILGLKLLSKPMPDMASAEEGAYDQLERDELIKAMRGLQRRQREVLVLRYFADMTEAQVAETLGISLGSVKAYGSRGIAALRVAMEAPA, encoded by the coding sequence GTGGCAGAGGTACTCGACTTCACAGCGGTACAGGCGAGAGGCGCGGCGACACTGCGCCCCACTCGCCGCCCCCGCGCGACCGGTGGCATGCCGGTGATCGCACCCATGCCCGCGGCGCGTCCGACCCGCATTCCGGCGCAGCGCGAGGGCGCTGACGACACGATGACCGCGGGCACAACAGTCGACCATCTCACCGAGACCTACCGCGCCCACTACAGGTCGCTGCTCGGCCTCGCCGCGCTGCTCCTGGACGACACGGCGTCCTGCGAGGACGTCGTGCAGGAGGCGTTCATCCGGGTGCACTCGGCGCGCAAGCGGGTGCGGGACCCGGAGAAGACGCTGGCCTACCTGCGCCAGACCGTCGTGAACCTCTCGCGGTCCGCGCTGCGTCGGCGCATCCTCGGGCTGAAGCTGCTCTCGAAGCCGATGCCCGACATGGCGAGCGCGGAGGAGGGGGCGTACGACCAGCTGGAGCGCGACGAGCTGATCAAGGCCATGCGCGGCCTCCAGCGGCGCCAGCGCGAGGTCCTCGTGCTGCGGTACTTCGCCGACATGACCGAGGCGCAGGTCGCCGAGACGCTCGGCATATCGCTGGGCTCGGTGAAGGCGTACGGCTCGCGCGGCATCGCGGCCCTACGGGTCGCCATGGAGGCGCCGGCATGA
- a CDS encoding SURF1 family protein, with translation MYRFLLTPRWWGINVFVALAIPFCIFMGSWQLGRFEDRVQDHESAKEQAKEQSAEANGDAAARPLRSLLPVDKETSGEQATATGRYGRQLLVPDRELDEKRGFYVLTLLRTDDGKSLPVVRGWLPGDANAAKAPAAPKGEVTVKGALQASESPGSNGVSAAGGLPEGQLGAISSASLVNLVRDDVYDAWITLDKADAGMKAVPATAPNNTGLDLKAFQNLGYTGEWFVFAGFVIFMWFRLFRREAEFARDARLGLLPDPEPTETGTEAPA, from the coding sequence GTGTACCGGTTTCTGCTGACGCCCCGCTGGTGGGGAATCAACGTCTTCGTCGCGCTGGCCATCCCCTTCTGCATCTTCATGGGTTCCTGGCAGCTCGGCCGCTTCGAGGACCGCGTACAGGATCACGAGTCCGCGAAGGAGCAGGCGAAGGAACAGTCCGCGGAAGCGAACGGTGACGCCGCGGCCCGCCCCCTCCGCTCCCTTCTCCCCGTCGACAAGGAAACCTCCGGCGAGCAGGCCACGGCAACGGGCCGCTACGGCAGGCAACTCCTCGTACCGGATCGCGAGTTGGACGAGAAGCGCGGGTTCTACGTGCTGACCCTGCTCCGTACGGACGACGGAAAGTCACTCCCCGTGGTCCGCGGCTGGCTCCCCGGCGACGCGAACGCGGCGAAGGCCCCGGCCGCCCCCAAGGGCGAGGTCACCGTCAAGGGGGCGCTCCAGGCCTCGGAGAGCCCGGGATCCAACGGGGTCAGCGCCGCGGGCGGCCTGCCCGAGGGCCAGCTGGGCGCGATCAGCTCGGCATCGCTGGTCAACCTCGTACGCGACGACGTGTACGACGCGTGGATCACCCTCGACAAGGCCGACGCGGGTATGAAGGCGGTCCCGGCGACCGCGCCGAACAACACGGGCCTGGACCTGAAGGCGTTCCAGAACCTGGGCTACACCGGCGAGTGGTTCGTCTTCGCGGGCTTCGTCATCTTCATGTGGTTCCGCCTGTTCCGCCGCGAGGCGGAGTTCGCCCGCGACGCACGGCTCGGCCTGCTCCCGGACCCGGAACCCACGGAGACCGGCACCGAAGCCCCCGCCTAG
- a CDS encoding prolyl oligopeptidase family serine peptidase — protein sequence MSEMPDWEKRFRAPRVSLPDWAEDAPERALFVSNATGTYELYAWDRTTGVQRQVTERPNGTTDGALSPDGEWIWWFDDTDGDEFGVWRRQPFGGGADEPAVPGLEASYPAGLALGRDGGTVVVGRSTDDDGSTIHVVRPGSPAPVEVYRHRESAGVGDLSHDGTLIAVEHTEHGDAMHSALRVIRPDGSTVAELDDTKGGTVELGLEVLGFAPVDGDTRLLVGHQRRGRWEPLVWDVASGEEDDLVLGLPGDVSAEWYPDGSALLVAHGFEARGELFRYDLATAELERIDTPAGSVSGATARPDGSVEYMWSSAAEPPVVRSTAGGVVLDPPGMKAPKSVPVEDVWVDGPGGRIHALVQRPAGSSGPLPTVFEVHGGPTWHDSDSFAAGPAAWVDHGYAVVRVNYRGSTGYGREWTDALKHRVGLIELEDIAAVREWAVTSGLADPDRLVLAGGSWGGYLTLLGLGTQPDAWAVGLAAVPVADYVTAYHDEMEALKAMDRTLLGGTPEEVPERFRASSPLTYVDDVKAPVYISAGVNDPRCPIRQIDNYVNRLASRGAVHEVYRYDAGHGSLVVDERIKQVTLELAFTTRHLP from the coding sequence ATGTCCGAGATGCCGGACTGGGAGAAGCGGTTCAGGGCGCCTCGGGTGTCCCTGCCGGACTGGGCGGAGGACGCTCCGGAGCGCGCCCTGTTCGTGTCCAACGCGACGGGGACGTACGAGCTGTACGCGTGGGACAGGACGACCGGCGTCCAGCGCCAGGTGACGGAGCGGCCGAACGGCACGACGGACGGCGCGCTGTCGCCCGACGGCGAGTGGATCTGGTGGTTCGACGACACGGACGGCGACGAGTTCGGCGTCTGGCGGCGCCAGCCGTTCGGCGGCGGCGCGGACGAGCCCGCGGTGCCGGGCCTGGAGGCCTCCTATCCGGCGGGGCTCGCCCTCGGCAGGGACGGCGGGACGGTGGTCGTGGGCCGCTCGACGGACGACGACGGCTCGACGATCCATGTCGTACGTCCCGGCAGCCCCGCCCCGGTCGAGGTGTACCGCCACCGGGAGTCGGCGGGCGTCGGCGACCTCTCGCACGACGGCACGCTGATCGCCGTCGAGCACACGGAGCACGGCGACGCGATGCACTCCGCCCTCCGGGTGATCAGGCCCGACGGCTCGACCGTCGCCGAGCTGGACGACACCAAGGGCGGCACGGTCGAGCTGGGCCTCGAGGTCCTCGGCTTCGCCCCGGTCGACGGCGACACGCGCCTGCTCGTCGGGCATCAGCGGCGCGGCCGCTGGGAGCCGCTGGTCTGGGACGTCGCGTCCGGCGAGGAGGACGACCTCGTGCTCGGCCTGCCGGGCGACGTGAGCGCCGAGTGGTACCCGGACGGTTCCGCGCTCCTCGTGGCCCACGGCTTCGAGGCGCGCGGCGAGCTGTTCCGCTACGACCTGGCGACGGCCGAGCTGGAGCGGATCGACACTCCCGCGGGCTCCGTCTCGGGGGCGACGGCCCGCCCCGACGGCTCGGTGGAGTACATGTGGTCGTCCGCGGCCGAGCCGCCGGTGGTCCGCTCCACGGCGGGCGGCGTGGTCCTCGACCCGCCCGGCATGAAGGCGCCGAAGTCCGTCCCGGTGGAGGACGTGTGGGTGGACGGCCCCGGCGGCCGCATCCACGCCCTGGTGCAGCGCCCGGCCGGCTCCTCCGGCCCCCTCCCCACCGTCTTCGAGGTGCACGGCGGCCCCACCTGGCACGACAGCGACTCCTTCGCGGCGGGGCCCGCGGCCTGGGTCGACCACGGGTACGCGGTCGTCCGCGTCAACTACCGCGGCTCCACGGGATACGGCAGGGAGTGGACGGACGCGCTCAAGCACCGCGTCGGCCTCATCGAACTGGAGGACATCGCGGCGGTCCGGGAGTGGGCGGTGACGTCCGGCCTCGCCGACCCCGACCGGCTCGTCCTCGCGGGCGGCTCCTGGGGCGGGTACCTCACCCTGCTCGGCCTCGGCACGCAGCCCGACGCCTGGGCGGTCGGTCTGGCGGCGGTGCCCGTCGCGGACTACGTGACGGCGTACCACGACGAGATGGAGGCGCTGAAGGCGATGGACCGCACGTTGCTGGGCGGCACGCCGGAGGAGGTCCCCGAGCGGTTCCGCGCGTCGTCCCCGCTCACGTACGTGGACGACGTGAAGGCGCCCGTCTACATCTCGGCGGGCGTGAACGACCCGCGCTGCCCGATCCGCCAGATCGACAACTACGTGAACCGTCTGGCCTCGCGGGGGGCGGTGCACGAGGTGTACCGGTACGACGCGGGCCACGGGTCACTGGTAGTGGACGAACGCATCAAACAGGTCACCCTGGAACTAGCCTTCACCACCCGCCACCTCCCCTAG
- a CDS encoding class I SAM-dependent methyltransferase produces the protein MYSPTPADWRETNRRRWDERVPLHLASDYYDLDAFRAGKDPLRDHELAEVGDVRGKSLLHLQCHIGLDTLSWARHGASRVVGLDFSEPAVDAARELAAELGLTPEQATFVAADVYDAAEAVPDASYDIVYTGVGALGWLPDIQRWAETAASLVAPGGFLYLSEFHPLTDVLDDATGSRVEHDYFARDAWVDDAPGGYADTTTPTVHNRTVEWQHPIGDVVSALAAAGLRIEFLRERDQTLFERFGALELRDGVYRFPADRPRIPLMYSLRASRPGNR, from the coding sequence ATGTACTCCCCGACGCCCGCCGACTGGCGCGAGACCAACCGGAGGCGCTGGGACGAGCGCGTCCCCCTCCACCTCGCCAGCGACTACTACGACCTCGACGCCTTCCGCGCCGGCAAGGACCCCCTGCGCGACCACGAGCTCGCCGAGGTCGGCGACGTACGCGGAAAGTCCCTGCTGCACCTGCAGTGCCACATCGGCCTCGACACCCTGTCCTGGGCGCGGCACGGCGCCTCCCGCGTGGTCGGGCTCGACTTCTCCGAACCCGCCGTCGACGCGGCCCGCGAGCTCGCCGCCGAGCTCGGCCTCACCCCGGAGCAGGCCACCTTCGTCGCCGCCGACGTGTACGACGCGGCGGAGGCGGTGCCCGACGCCTCGTACGACATCGTCTACACCGGTGTGGGCGCCCTCGGCTGGCTGCCCGACATCCAGCGCTGGGCCGAGACCGCCGCCTCCCTCGTCGCGCCCGGCGGTTTCCTCTACCTGTCCGAGTTCCACCCGCTCACCGACGTCCTGGACGACGCCACGGGCTCGCGCGTCGAGCACGACTACTTCGCGCGCGACGCCTGGGTCGACGACGCTCCCGGCGGATACGCGGACACGACGACGCCCACCGTCCACAACCGCACCGTCGAGTGGCAGCACCCGATCGGCGACGTCGTCTCCGCGCTCGCCGCCGCGGGTCTGCGCATCGAGTTCCTGCGCGAGCGCGACCAGACCCTCTTCGAGCGCTTCGGCGCGCTCGAACTCCGCGACGGCGTCTACCGCTTCCCCGCGGACCGGCCCCGGATCCCCCTCATGTACTCCCTGCGGGCGAGCAGACCCGGGAACCGATGA
- a CDS encoding RNA polymerase sigma factor SigF, which translates to MSSSELPWVEDAGSVAPRDARDLSKLFFDKLQVLEEGTHEYQYARNTLIEMNLSLVHFAAGRFRGGSTDIDDIVQVGTIGLIKAIDRFDLSREVAFSTFALPYITGEIKRFFRDTTWAVHVPRRLQELRVDLAKAKEALGAELDREPTVRELAEHLGLTEQEVNDGLVAANGYTAGSIDVPVSQDDGSQGRDYADVLGEDDPALDLFEDLHALAPLIEQLNERERHIIEMRFGREMTQAQIGEVLGVSQMHVSRLLTRTLAKLRSGLLTEH; encoded by the coding sequence ATGTCCAGCAGCGAACTGCCGTGGGTCGAGGACGCGGGAAGCGTCGCGCCCAGGGACGCACGGGACCTGTCGAAGCTATTCTTCGACAAGCTCCAGGTCCTCGAAGAGGGCACGCACGAGTACCAGTACGCGCGCAACACCCTGATCGAGATGAACCTGTCGCTGGTGCACTTCGCGGCCGGCCGTTTCCGCGGCGGCAGCACCGACATCGACGACATCGTGCAGGTCGGCACGATCGGCCTGATCAAGGCCATCGACCGCTTCGACCTGTCCCGCGAGGTCGCGTTCAGCACCTTCGCGCTGCCGTACATCACCGGTGAGATCAAGCGGTTCTTCCGCGACACCACCTGGGCCGTGCACGTCCCGCGCCGCCTCCAGGAACTCCGCGTCGACCTGGCGAAGGCCAAGGAGGCGCTGGGCGCCGAGCTGGACCGCGAGCCCACCGTCCGTGAACTCGCGGAGCACCTCGGCCTCACCGAGCAGGAGGTCAACGACGGCCTCGTCGCCGCCAACGGCTACACCGCGGGCTCCATCGACGTCCCCGTCAGCCAGGACGACGGCTCGCAGGGCCGTGACTACGCCGACGTGCTCGGCGAGGACGACCCCGCCCTCGACCTCTTCGAGGACCTGCACGCGCTCGCCCCGCTCATCGAGCAGCTGAACGAGCGCGAGCGGCACATCATCGAGATGCGCTTCGGCCGTGAGATGACGCAGGCCCAGATCGGCGAGGTGCTCGGGGTCTCCCAGATGCACGTCTCACGGCTCCTGACCCGCACCCTCGCCAAGCTCCGCTCCGGGCTCCTCACCGAACACTGA
- a CDS encoding alkaline shock response membrane anchor protein AmaP, with the protein MSGLRTGVNRTALLCLGAALLGTGAVLATATDVVRDRLPSDVPRLGADRVWVDGARLGRWRDQALWTPAVIAGLSVGVLLLLWWAWAQVRGGRLRELPLGQPDVTLSGAALAAAMTERARGIEGVAHARVRLRGGPRRRLRTGPRGVRVRITLALSPDASPEAVLRCLARQTVAEARSAVSPRPLVADVRLTGGRGRDNPARRVSVR; encoded by the coding sequence ATGAGCGGCCTCCGTACCGGCGTCAACCGCACCGCCCTGCTCTGTCTCGGCGCGGCGCTCCTGGGCACGGGGGCGGTGCTCGCGACCGCGACGGACGTCGTACGCGACCGGCTGCCGTCGGACGTGCCGCGCCTCGGCGCGGACCGGGTGTGGGTCGACGGGGCGCGGCTCGGACGGTGGCGGGACCAGGCCTTGTGGACGCCGGCCGTGATCGCCGGGCTCTCCGTCGGCGTACTCCTGCTCCTGTGGTGGGCGTGGGCGCAGGTGCGCGGCGGGCGCCTGCGCGAACTGCCGCTCGGGCAGCCCGACGTCACCCTGTCCGGGGCCGCGCTGGCGGCGGCGATGACCGAGCGGGCGCGCGGGATCGAAGGCGTGGCCCACGCGCGCGTGCGGCTGCGCGGGGGTCCGCGACGGCGCTTGCGCACGGGTCCGCGAGGGGTGCGTGTCCGGATCACGCTGGCCCTGTCGCCGGACGCCTCTCCGGAGGCGGTGCTGCGGTGCCTCGCCCGGCAGACGGTGGCCGAGGCGCGGTCGGCGGTGTCACCGCGCCCGCTGGTCGCCGACGTACGGCTGACGGGCGGGCGCGGCAGGGACAACCCGGCCCGTCGAGTCAGTGTTCGGTGA